The DNA sequence GTATTAACCTTTACTGGGTGCTAAATAATTGCATGAACTACTGGCTTTGGGCCGAGTTTGTGAACTGTTCAGCCTTAACTGAATTTCACCAGGACTGTTCAGCTTTAACTGCTTTAACCTTGTGtccttttgttttctgtgagCATTTTGTACATCTTGTACTTAAGCTTACATTATCTAGTATCCCGTTGTTTGTTGTGGGATTTTCTTTGCCTTTTGTCGGTCACCCTTCATTTTAAGCAACAATTTGTTCTCTATTGTTGATTGCATACCTTTGTGTGCTGCTATCTCATCCTGTATCATTACTGCTGTTTGTTACAATATTGCACTTCGTTCTAatgtcaacaacatcaaacactgttCTCCGTATAGGGCATGTGAATATTTAtcatttagtcaacaaagtaCATGATGTCTGTGTATTGCTAAACCAGCAACCAGAGCTGGTACAGCTCTTCGGTGTAAGTGAAACGCGTCTAGATTCGCGTATCTCAGACAGCCTTGTTAACATTCCGCATTATTCGgtttagatagatagatagatagataatttattgccaagtgtacaatacatgaatgaacataaaaaatacacgaggaaagcagcttgctgtgtgataaaaacaaaaataaatagcattcatacatcactggcgcatagcatcatacatacatgggtaagacaatttggtatcacagtaactaatacatacactatacagacatggtgagaactatgaaactctaagagctatcggaaccacaataaaagtacgcagaataagataggatcccccccccccccccccactatcaactactgtaagaactgaacatgttccatactgataaaatgtacctctaaaacagcacataaaaataaactcttccaacacatcacagtggttaaagaacgactaaaactactaaaacatactagatgtgtattccggtaaTATAACCAGCTGCTAAAACATAGTCTGGCTTCATCGCGTCACAGTGGTGTCACCATGCTAAAACCCACTCTATATATCACAGTATGTCATGTCAGCTACTAAAATCATACTCCTAGAGCATCCTAAAACGTGTCACAGTCTGTAGAGTTCATTTACCGGTTATTAAAAGCCAGGACAGCCTCGGGGTAGAAACTGTTTCTGAGTCTTGCCGTACGGCATCTGAGGGTTCTGAGCCTGCGCCCCGAGAGCAGAGGCTGGAAGAGATGACCAGCCGGGTGTGTGGGATCCTGCATGATGGACCTacatttcctcatcatgcgcagGATGTGAAGGGAGTCTATAGAGGGGAGATCTCTGCCAATGATCCTGCTGGCAGCCCTAACGACCTTCtccagtttttctttctcaaactGGCAGGAGCTGCTGTACCAAACCGTGATAGAAAAGGTAAGGAGACTCTCTACAGCAGCCCTGTAGAACTGGGACATGATGGAGGAGGACACTTTGAACTTCCTCAGCTGTctcaggaagtagagacgctGATGGGCCTTCTTTACTGAAAGGTCAGTATGAACAGCCCAGCTAAGGTCATTGGAGATGGTCACCCCTAGAAATTTGAAGGAATCAACCTGCTCTACGTTCTCACCGCTGATGGTGAGTGGTAAGAGGGGAGTCTTTTTCTTCCTACGGTCAAAGACCATCTCCTTGGTTTTGGTGacgttaaggtcaaggtcattagcCACACACCAGCCCGACACTCTCGCAACCTCCGCTCGGTACCCCGACTCATCACCGACACTGATCAGGCCTTCCAGAGTAGTGTCATTTGCGACGGGACAATGCACGAGTAGGCCAACTAGGCATCGCTCTTTATGTTCATCAGTCCATTGCTGGGATTGTCAAACGTAGAACTGatcttgaagatgaaaatgttgaatgtatgtgGTTAGAACTGAAGCATGACAAATCCTCTCCCTTGCTTATTGGCTATGTGTATCGTAACCCTGCTGAAACGTCAAGGTggattgatgattttgtttctatgatggacagagtgaaggctcgtgacgagaatgttgtattgcttggcgattttaacattAACCTACTCAGGCCTCAAACAACATGGTGCTCAACCACAGCTCTGTTTGGTCTTCATCAGCTGGTAaaaacccctacaagagaaacaaatacttcatcaaccctgattgatcatatttatactgataataagaatatcgttgcaaatgcgcaagtagtgcATTCCAGTTTTAGTGACCATCATTCTGTGTTTTGCTCGATTTCGCTTATATTGCCAAAATCACGTCATAAAGGCCACACAACAATCGAATACAGAAGTTTCAAGTATTTTGTTGAATCTGCCTTCTTCTTTGACCTTAACCAAGCCCCATTTTATAGCGTATTCAATTGTAGTGACGCAGAGAGCGCCTGCAAGATTTTTCACGATATTTTGTGCTCtataattgataaacacgcaccactacgtcagcatagagtgaaacatccccagctCCCCCCTTGGTTAACCTCAGACATTATCGAGGCTATGGCGATGCGTGATCATTTCAAAGagcgcaacatgaaaacagaatataaactacaaa is a window from the Littorina saxatilis isolate snail1 linkage group LG10, US_GU_Lsax_2.0, whole genome shotgun sequence genome containing:
- the LOC138979123 gene encoding uncharacterized protein is translated as MVFDRRKKKTPLLPLTISGENVEQVDSFKFLGVTISNDLSWAVHTDLSVKKAHQRLYFLRQLRKFKVSSSIMSQFYRAAVESLLTFSITVWYSSSCQFEKEKLEKVVRAASRIIGRDLPSIDSLHILRMMRKCRSIMQDPTHPAGHLFQPLLSGRRLRTLRCRTARLRNSFYPEAVLAFNNR